The Urbifossiella limnaea genome has a window encoding:
- a CDS encoding DUF11 domain-containing protein — protein MRSRTLFRAAVSAAAVGLAAFGTVTAQQPPTGKLPPAGQPATTVRPFGEWSPTPAPPGGFTPKQSGVQPAGGVLPTPPGYLQSSQAGNKGRLTTPVMAGADGVRPASGFDLPPPNLNIPNFKGGTAPSTAEPNLTKFGPLPTTDDPKPPVPVVPPVGRAPATPPVVPTPVALPAPPLVPPVAAPVTPLPIPAPAALPPVGQAAPVVPPAPAVVPPVATPLVPPIGAAPTAPPITPVAPPATNPAFTPRPTPAVAVPPAAAPVATPAAALPPRATPSVVVETVCPESVSFGQEYQYKLIVRNGGSGAVAHVRVENELPGGARFVGCEPQGELNGDRLVWSLGSLDAGAERHFTVKVKAGDEGEARTRATVTFSAAVSGRTHVTRPRLTTTVRGPESARAGDDARFVINVTNSGSGPANRVLVQATLSDGLYHAQAQKGGLIEAELPMVKAGETRTVELKLGAAKSGLQSLQIVTAADGSPDATAKAAMNVIEPMLAVRQAGPGKCLVGGTDPTFEIELTNPGTAATDPVQLHSVLPDGFDFASASDGGAVATGNARTVSWRLPGLPAGGNKKVTLRLRATTATDGSPLRTVAQSVPGEVTPAGATASGVAVRPAGRGLEARTESVIVAEGVAAVRFDVTVLENPVMVGREATYEIKVSNRGTGPCQNVQLVAVLADGTEFMGATAGATNQAAAVRAQGQQVTFEVIPSLGARADHVYRVRVKANAAGALPFRVQLSSDQLRAPLVKEESTTFYMEQR, from the coding sequence GTGCGTTCTCGAACCCTATTCCGCGCCGCGGTGTCGGCCGCCGCGGTCGGGCTGGCCGCCTTCGGGACGGTTACCGCCCAGCAGCCGCCGACCGGCAAGCTGCCGCCCGCCGGGCAGCCGGCTACCACCGTGCGGCCGTTCGGTGAGTGGTCGCCGACGCCCGCCCCGCCCGGGGGCTTCACGCCGAAGCAGAGCGGCGTTCAGCCTGCCGGCGGCGTGCTCCCGACGCCCCCCGGTTACCTCCAGTCGTCGCAGGCGGGCAACAAGGGCCGCCTCACCACGCCGGTGATGGCTGGCGCCGACGGTGTCCGTCCCGCGAGCGGATTCGACCTGCCGCCGCCGAATCTCAATATTCCGAACTTCAAGGGCGGCACCGCGCCGTCAACGGCCGAGCCGAACCTGACGAAGTTCGGCCCGCTTCCGACGACCGACGACCCGAAGCCGCCGGTGCCCGTAGTGCCGCCGGTGGGCCGCGCCCCGGCCACGCCGCCGGTCGTACCGACCCCGGTCGCACTGCCAGCCCCGCCGCTGGTCCCACCTGTGGCGGCGCCGGTGACGCCCCTCCCGATTCCCGCTCCCGCGGCGCTACCGCCGGTCGGACAGGCGGCCCCGGTCGTGCCGCCGGCACCCGCCGTCGTGCCGCCGGTCGCCACGCCGCTGGTGCCGCCCATCGGTGCCGCACCGACCGCGCCCCCGATCACACCGGTAGCACCGCCGGCCACGAACCCGGCCTTTACACCGCGGCCGACGCCTGCCGTCGCCGTGCCGCCGGCCGCTGCCCCGGTCGCCACGCCGGCCGCAGCCCTGCCGCCGCGGGCCACACCTTCGGTCGTGGTCGAGACCGTCTGCCCCGAATCGGTGTCGTTCGGCCAGGAGTACCAGTACAAGCTGATCGTTCGTAACGGCGGCAGCGGGGCCGTGGCCCACGTTCGCGTTGAGAACGAACTGCCCGGCGGCGCCCGCTTCGTCGGTTGCGAGCCGCAGGGTGAGTTGAACGGCGACCGCCTCGTGTGGTCGCTAGGTTCACTCGACGCGGGTGCGGAGCGGCACTTCACGGTGAAGGTGAAGGCCGGAGACGAGGGCGAGGCCCGTACCCGCGCCACGGTGACGTTCTCCGCCGCCGTGTCCGGCCGCACGCACGTAACCCGGCCGCGGCTCACCACGACGGTCCGCGGGCCGGAGTCGGCGCGTGCCGGCGACGACGCCCGGTTCGTCATCAACGTCACGAACAGCGGCTCCGGCCCGGCCAACCGCGTGCTCGTTCAGGCCACGCTGTCCGACGGGCTCTACCACGCCCAGGCCCAGAAGGGCGGGCTGATCGAGGCCGAGCTGCCGATGGTGAAGGCCGGCGAGACGCGCACCGTCGAACTGAAGCTCGGTGCGGCCAAGTCCGGCCTCCAGAGCCTGCAGATCGTTACCGCCGCGGACGGCAGCCCGGACGCGACGGCGAAGGCGGCGATGAACGTCATCGAGCCGATGCTGGCGGTCCGGCAGGCCGGGCCGGGCAAGTGCCTGGTCGGCGGCACCGACCCGACCTTCGAGATTGAACTGACCAACCCCGGCACCGCGGCGACGGACCCGGTTCAGTTGCACTCGGTGCTGCCCGACGGGTTCGACTTCGCCAGCGCCAGCGACGGCGGGGCGGTGGCGACGGGGAACGCCCGGACGGTGTCGTGGCGGCTGCCGGGCCTGCCGGCCGGTGGGAACAAGAAGGTGACGCTGCGGCTGCGGGCGACGACCGCGACCGACGGTAGCCCGCTGCGGACGGTGGCCCAGTCGGTGCCGGGCGAGGTCACGCCGGCCGGGGCGACGGCCTCCGGCGTGGCCGTGCGGCCGGCCGGCCGCGGGCTGGAGGCGCGAACGGAGTCGGTAATCGTCGCCGAGGGTGTCGCCGCCGTTCGCTTCGACGTGACCGTGCTGGAGAACCCGGTGATGGTCGGTCGCGAGGCGACCTACGAGATCAAGGTCTCGAACCGCGGCACCGGCCCGTGCCAGAACGTGCAACTGGTGGCGGTCCTCGCCGACGGCACCGAGTTCATGGGCGCCACCGCCGGTGCGACGAACCAGGCCGCGGCGGTGCGGGCGCAAGGCCAGCAGGTGACGTTCGAGGTGATCCCGAGCCTGGGCGCCCGGGCCGACCACGTGTACCGCGTGCGGGTGAAGGCGAACGCCGCGGGCGCCCTGCCGTTCCGCGTGCAGCTGTCGTCCGACCAGCTGCGGGCGCCGCTGGTCAAGGAAGAGAGCACGACGTTCTACATGGAGCAGCGGTGA
- a CDS encoding GNAT family N-acetyltransferase, with product MSVGRAQRQRQKLHIRWMIRRDMPDVLAAERASFEYAWTEDDFLRCLRQRNCIGMVAESDDPVGPAPGVRVAGFMIYELHKTRLHILNFAVHPLARRNGIGGQMLGKLVHKLTTHRRLKITLAVRERNIDAQVFFRDHDFRATKVLRNYYEDSGEDAFQMELWAPSDYADEDDGPVNRIAQYEER from the coding sequence ATGAGCGTAGGACGTGCGCAGCGCCAGCGGCAGAAGCTGCACATCCGGTGGATGATCCGGCGCGACATGCCGGACGTACTCGCGGCCGAGCGGGCCAGCTTCGAGTACGCGTGGACGGAGGACGACTTCCTCCGCTGCCTCCGCCAGCGGAACTGCATCGGCATGGTCGCCGAGAGCGACGACCCGGTCGGCCCCGCCCCCGGCGTGCGGGTGGCCGGGTTCATGATCTACGAGCTCCACAAGACCCGCCTGCACATCCTGAACTTCGCTGTCCACCCGCTGGCCCGGCGGAACGGGATCGGCGGGCAGATGCTCGGCAAGCTCGTCCACAAGCTCACGACGCACCGCCGGCTCAAGATCACGCTCGCGGTGCGGGAGCGGAACATCGACGCCCAGGTGTTCTTCCGCGACCACGACTTCCGCGCCACCAAGGTGCTGCGGAATTACTACGAGGACAGCGGCGAGGACGCCTTCCAGATGGAGCTCTGGGCGCCGTCCGACTACGCCGACGAGGACGACGGCCCGGTCAACCGGATTGCCCAGTACGAGGAGCGCTAG